In uncultured Campylobacter sp., the DNA window AAATTTATACCGCACACTCCACTATATTGACACCGCTAAATAATTTTTACGTATCGGCTACATCACTGCATATACCAACGCGGTATTAGCGCAATCAAATATAATTCGTTACGGCTCTCTATCGCGCCCTTTCCGCTTCCAAAAATATCTCTTGCTGAATATATTTTGCGCTACAGAGCAAATTAAAATTTACGCTGCGTCGCCCTGCAGCCTGGCTCTTAAATTTTACTTCGCAGTGAGTATTTTCTAGCAAATTTCAAATCTTGCGTTTTGCTTGTTGCAGGCGCAGTACCTACTTTTAAAATTCCGCATTTCGCAGAAATCTAAAGTGGCGCTAGAATTTTAAATTCCCGTTCGCGCTAACCGCGAAATTTCAAATTCGCAGACTTCGACCAAGCGCTAGTTTATGCTAGAGCCTGCTTTAATCTCTTCAAAGGATTTAACCAAGCTTGCTTATTTTAACCCGCTTCGTTGAGCTTTAAAAATTTAGATTATTTCTTTGATCGTATCGGATAATGCCTACCGCCACGGAATTGCTCAAGCCGCCCTATTACTATATGTGCAATTAAAAGCGGCGCTAACGCGGAATTAAATAATATAAGTGGATCTGTAAAAGGTATGAAATTTAATCATAGAATTTTAAGCGCTAAGGATTTGCGATAGAATTTCGCCACGCAAATCAAATCCCAAAACTAACCTGGCCTACTCGAAAACCTTCGCTTCTAAGCCATGTAGCCTTTGCAAGCCGATATCGATATATTCGTTAAGCTTCTCATTATTTTCCAGCAATTTGTCGTAATAGCTCTTGGCTCTTTCTCTCGCGGTCGCATCAGGCTCGATATACTTTAGCCCGCTTTTGAAAAATCCTTTGGATTCCACAAAATAGATCGAGTGGATCTTCTCGCAGTGCGATAGCCCTGCTTCAGTGTAGTTTAAAATCGATTCGTACGCGATGTTGCCTAACAGCTCCTGCAGCCTATTTGCGGGATTTTTGAAAAACTCGGCAAACTCCTTATACGGCGTAAAAACCTGATCCAGGTTTTTCATCGCATCGCCGTAGATACCCTTTTTCAGGCGAAACATCGTCATTTCTTGAGAACTCACAAACTTCTCTATTGCTTTTATCGTATCGTTTTTATTCACTGAATTTTTCCCTTTTAAAATATGAAACGCTCGGATTATATCGTTTGTTTTATAAAAATCCGTTAAAAATCGGTTAAATTTTGTCCTAGCGTTTTAGCCAAATTTCCTTGAGCGCTTTTTATTAAATTTCCCGCCTCAGCCGCCGCACTTCTCGCACAATCCTCGCACGAGCACGCTTTTGACATTTTTTTGTGGCAAAGCTGGCATCGAAATCTCCTCCATTTTATGGCAGCTTTCGCAGACAAAATACGCTTTGGCGCCGTCGGTAAGCTCATAAAAGCTTTTATGATTATTTTCGCTGGTAATTATCAAATTTTTCTCTTCCAAAAGCGCTATATTGCGATATATAGTGGTTTTATTCGCGCCCGTTTGTTCTACTAGTTCATCATAGCTTACCGGGCATTTTTTCTCGCTTAGGATCTGCACGATCTGCACTCTAAGCGCCGTAGGAGCGATATCGTGACTCGCTAAAAAATCTTTGGGATCCATTTTACGCCTTTTTTAAAATTTAAGCGATGATAGCGAAATTTAGATAAATTTATATTAAGTTGCAACTAAGTTGCTTTTGATATACTTCCGCAATTTTTTTGGAAAGGAATTTTATGAAAAAGCTTATTTTCACGCTTTTAGCAGCTAGTTGCGTAGTATTCGCCAAACCTACGGTCACCACGACCATACTTCCTACGAAGTATTTTGTTGAACAGATCGCAGGTGATACCCTGCAGGTAAATACGATGGTAGGCAAAGGCGCTGATCCGCACACATACGAGCCTAAGCCTTCGGAGATGAAAATGCTAGAAAATAGCGATCTGTATTTTGCGGTCGGTATAGAATTTGATGAAGTCTGGCTACCAAAGCTTGCCGCATCGTATCCAAAGATGAAGATAATCCGCACCGAAGATGGTATCACTAAAATGGCTATGGCAGAGCACCACCATCACGACGAACACGATCATAGCGCACATCACGATGATCATGATCATGACGCGCATCATGAGCATGGCGACAAAGATCACGAGGCACACGAGCACCATCACCATCACGGCGGTTTAGACCCACATATCTGGCTCGATCCGCAGCTTGTAAAAATTCAAGCTAAAAATATTAAAGACGCGTTAACCAAACAGTATCCTAAGGATGCTAAAATTTATGAAGCAAATTTCGATAAATTTGCTAAAAAGCTTGACGAGCTGGACGCTTACGCAAAGCAGAAATTAGCGGGCGTCAAGGGAAAGAAATTTATGGTTTATCATCCGTCTTGGGGCTATTTCGCGCATCGATACGATTTAGAGCAGATCGCAGTCGAAGTAGAGGGCAAAGAGCCTAAGCCTGCGGATTTAGCCGAGCTGATCGAGGAAGCCAAAGAGGAAAAGATCAAGGTGATTTTCGTCGCACCGCAGTTTTCCAAAAAGGCAGCGCAAACCATCGCCGCACAAACAGGCGCAAAGGTGATAGAGATCGATCAGCTGCCGCTAGATTGGTACGAGACGATGAAAAAGACGATCGACGTTTTCGGAGAGAATTTGTAGTTGATGAAATTTATTAAAATTTTACTTTTATCCGCGATCTTTAGCTCGCGGATATTTGCGTGCGCTCTGTGCGCCCTATACACGCCTACTGCGCACGTTAGCATTACCCCTGTCGCACAAGACGGCAAGATCGTGAGCCTGCATTTTTCGTGGCTTTTCTCTCAAAATTTTACCGACGTCATAATGCAGACCTACGATATAAATTCCAATGCCAAGCTTGAAAATAGCGAGCTTGCCGAGATAACCAAGGCGATGACCGATTATCTAACCCCCAAAAACTATCTTTGCGAGGCGGAATTCTACGATCAAGCGCCAAAAAACGCAAAACCTGCGCTTAGCAACCTCGTAGGCACGCAAATTAAGGGAAATTTTAAAAACGCAATAAGCCTCGTCAAAAAGGGCAGACTCGTGTTTGAGTTCGATCAAAAGGTTGGCTTCGAACTGCGAAACAACCGCGTTCTTAAAATTTCCATTAACGACGATCAGGGATTTTTCAATTTCAAAATGCTTGACGACAAGCCCATTAATCTAGGCGAGGGCTTTGTAGCGAAGCCTAATTCAAATTTGGCCACCACTTTTATAGAATTTAGCGGCGAAAAACCAAAGATCGCAGATAAAAAGCCGCCAATTTCAAGCGCGCCAAACTCCGATTTAGCGCAGGATAGCCTTGCATCTAGCGAGCAGAGTCTTGCGGGCTCAGAGGATAAACTTGCGCAAGGCGGCCAAGCTAAACCGAATTCCAGCTCAGCACGCAGATCAAACCAAAGATCCGTCGGCGATATTGTTTCGGAGGCTGCAGCAGAGGCACAAAAAAACATCGCCGCTTCGGATACTCTCGCGCAGATTAATAAAGCCGCCAAAAAGGATGCGCAGACGAAAGGTGATTCCGCAAATTCTGTGGCGCTTGTAGATAAAGACGTGAGCGAAAATTTTGCTGCGATCCGAGACAATTCTTTAAATTCCGCGCATTCTACGCAAAATCTAGCGACGCCGCCCAGGGAGAGTTCTTTAAATTTAGCGCAAAATAACGCGAGCAAAAACGGCGCCGCGCTCGGTAGCGACGAGATTTCAAGCGAGCAGCACAAAGAGGTTTCGCTGGGATTTGTCGCGCAAAAGACGATGGATTTTATGAAAAGCCTCAAAACGGCGTTTCGCGCAAGCAGCGAGCATGCAAGCGCGAGCACCATCCTATGGGTCTTGGCGCTTTCTTTCATATACGGCTTTTTCCACGCGGCAGGCCCAGGGCACGCGAAGCTGCTAACGGCGAGCTATTTCTTAGCCCATGGCGGCAGCTACGTCAAAGCCTTCGGATTTGCCCTTAAAATCGGGCTTCTACACGTACTAGGAGCGCTCGTTTTAGTAAGCGCGAGCATGTTCGTGTTGCAAAACGTCGCAGGGCTCGTCTCTGCAAACTCCGCCTCGATCACCACGAAAATTTCGGCACTTCTGATCATCGTCATAACCGCGCTCATCATCTACGACAAAGCTCGCCGCGTAAGATCGGGCGTCAGCCACGATGCGGGCTGCTCTTGCGCCGCTTGCGCTTCCGTCGCAAAGACCGCGGAGACGGACGTCCGCTTAAAAAATACGGCATTTGCAAACGCCGGGGATTCCGCTGGCGCAGCGTCAAAGAGCTATAAATTTTCTAAATTTAAAACCCCTAGCGGCGAATCCGCACAGTATTTAGATACTGAAAATTCGGGCGCCGCAACGGCAGAGCTAAATTCGGATTCAAATTTAGCCGCAAGCCTAGAAGAAAACTCGTCTAGCCAAAACGAACAAAAACAGGCTTCAAATTCTACAAATTTCAAAAACCAAACCTCGTCTAGCTCGCTGCAAAATGGCGCGACCTGCGGCGG includes these proteins:
- a CDS encoding HTH domain-containing protein, which codes for MDPKDFLASHDIAPTALRVQIVQILSEKKCPVSYDELVEQTGANKTTIYRNIALLEEKNLIITSENNHKSFYELTDGAKAYFVCESCHKMEEISMPALPQKNVKSVLVRGLCEKCGG
- a CDS encoding zinc ABC transporter substrate-binding protein, whose amino-acid sequence is MKKLIFTLLAASCVVFAKPTVTTTILPTKYFVEQIAGDTLQVNTMVGKGADPHTYEPKPSEMKMLENSDLYFAVGIEFDEVWLPKLAASYPKMKIIRTEDGITKMAMAEHHHHDEHDHSAHHDDHDHDAHHEHGDKDHEAHEHHHHHGGLDPHIWLDPQLVKIQAKNIKDALTKQYPKDAKIYEANFDKFAKKLDELDAYAKQKLAGVKGKKFMVYHPSWGYFAHRYDLEQIAVEVEGKEPKPADLAELIEEAKEEKIKVIFVAPQFSKKAAQTIAAQTGAKVIEIDQLPLDWYETMKKTIDVFGENL
- a CDS encoding DUF1007 family protein; translation: MKFIKILLLSAIFSSRIFACALCALYTPTAHVSITPVAQDGKIVSLHFSWLFSQNFTDVIMQTYDINSNAKLENSELAEITKAMTDYLTPKNYLCEAEFYDQAPKNAKPALSNLVGTQIKGNFKNAISLVKKGRLVFEFDQKVGFELRNNRVLKISINDDQGFFNFKMLDDKPINLGEGFVAKPNSNLATTFIEFSGEKPKIADKKPPISSAPNSDLAQDSLASSEQSLAGSEDKLAQGGQAKPNSSSARRSNQRSVGDIVSEAAAEAQKNIAASDTLAQINKAAKKDAQTKGDSANSVALVDKDVSENFAAIRDNSLNSAHSTQNLATPPRESSLNLAQNNASKNGAALGSDEISSEQHKEVSLGFVAQKTMDFMKSLKTAFRASSEHASASTILWVLALSFIYGFFHAAGPGHAKLLTASYFLAHGGSYVKAFGFALKIGLLHVLGALVLVSASMFVLQNVAGLVSANSASITTKISALLIIVITALIIYDKARRVRSGVSHDAGCSCAACASVAKTAETDVRLKNTAFANAGDSAGAASKSYKFSKFKTPSGESAQYLDTENSGAATAELNSDSNLAASLEENSSSQNEQKQASNSTNFKNQTSSSSLQNGATCGGEKGREWLIALAAALVPCPGTILIFVLAFSLGSFALSVASALFIGFGMSVVIFLAALFGAKANELSSKRLVSLKLYIEFAGLFVMFGLGIFMYFISDTLRIL